One Edaphobacter flagellatus genomic region harbors:
- the rlmD gene encoding 23S rRNA (uracil(1939)-C(5))-methyltransferase RlmD codes for MAIKLHIEKVIYGGSGLAHTDEGDAVFVPFTLPGELAEASLDERKSNFSEAALLRVLEPSPDRIEPGCLHFGVCGGCHYQQAFYETQLRIKRDILLETLTRSGLSSIPEISTLAAEPWAYRNRIRLRIVEVDGKFRVGYLRRGSSEFLPIQMCLIAAPLLWRAAEALLSVDETSPVWLRAAEEVEFFTTSDQSALQMMLFLRRQPAPSFETFCGKLQAKLPELKGVGIAIIERENRNRKAQRVRPGAFWGADGLNCSVGEERYWVSRGSFFQVNRFLIEDLVTLVTAHRQGALAWDLYAGVGLFSRALAKSFSEVVAVEASGGDLLRSFRGKGRRAIEATTVDFLRQAALERDRPDLVVMDPPRAGVGMEACSLLARIRPGEIVYVSCDPVTLGRDLKVMVDSGYRIHQLHMVDMFPQTFHQETVAILRHDAIKQ; via the coding sequence ATGGCGATAAAGCTGCATATCGAAAAAGTGATCTATGGAGGAAGTGGTCTCGCTCACACAGACGAGGGCGACGCAGTCTTCGTCCCATTTACTTTGCCGGGCGAGCTGGCCGAAGCCTCTCTGGACGAACGGAAAAGTAATTTTTCTGAAGCAGCACTCTTACGTGTCTTAGAACCATCACCTGACCGAATCGAGCCTGGATGCCTTCATTTTGGCGTCTGTGGTGGATGCCACTACCAGCAGGCCTTCTATGAAACACAGCTGCGCATCAAGCGGGATATCCTGCTGGAGACGCTAACCCGTTCCGGCCTTTCATCCATTCCTGAAATCAGCACTCTGGCGGCAGAGCCGTGGGCCTACAGAAACCGCATACGCCTGCGTATCGTCGAGGTGGACGGGAAATTCCGTGTAGGTTATCTTCGTCGCGGCTCCTCAGAATTCTTGCCAATACAGATGTGTCTTATCGCTGCGCCGCTTTTATGGCGTGCTGCGGAAGCGCTGCTCTCTGTCGATGAAACCTCTCCCGTATGGCTTCGCGCGGCAGAAGAGGTAGAGTTTTTTACGACATCGGATCAGAGTGCGTTGCAGATGATGCTTTTTCTTCGACGCCAGCCTGCGCCTTCATTCGAGACATTTTGTGGCAAACTTCAGGCGAAGCTCCCGGAGCTAAAAGGTGTCGGCATTGCCATTATCGAACGCGAGAACCGCAACAGAAAGGCGCAGCGCGTGCGGCCCGGAGCATTTTGGGGTGCAGATGGCCTCAATTGCAGCGTCGGCGAGGAGCGCTACTGGGTAAGCCGTGGCTCCTTCTTTCAGGTCAACCGCTTCTTGATCGAAGATCTGGTCACGCTGGTGACAGCGCATCGTCAAGGAGCACTCGCATGGGATCTTTATGCCGGGGTTGGTCTTTTTTCACGAGCTCTTGCGAAAAGCTTTTCAGAAGTAGTAGCCGTGGAAGCTTCAGGAGGCGATCTGTTGCGGAGTTTTCGTGGCAAGGGCCGTCGTGCCATTGAAGCGACTACCGTCGATTTTCTCCGTCAGGCAGCGCTCGAGCGAGATCGCCCAGATCTGGTCGTGATGGACCCCCCGCGGGCAGGTGTTGGCATGGAGGCTTGTTCTCTGCTTGCGCGCATTCGCCCCGGAGAGATCGTTTATGTCTCCTGCGATCCGGTCACTCTGGGCCGTGACTTGAAGGTAATGGTAGACTCCGGCTACAGGATTCATCAGTTACACATGGTCGACATGTTTCCGCAGACGTTCCATCAGGAGACTGTGGCAATACTTCGCCATGACGCCATCAAGCAGTAG
- a CDS encoding DNA internalization-related competence protein ComEC/Rec2 produces MARNLVPALLFVVAILLLTTITFFAWRWSSRFAIFPVAALWVTAGALSWQFQPAPPAQRELVQYADGLSRMVRGHVVRVRKLPLQNKPFDQDNDPAWWIEREPEALAGLSVDIAVDAMEEVTPDVSRMVPVAGGVRTTVLSQDGHLPDLTCGDVIEAPLRLRTPLRYRDPGAWQYADYLLAQGISVHTTARVAKIRVLSNTSISAKCRLFAAQSWASEKMLTFVESKVNRRMPSLFRLTEDDAGMLNAMLFGDRTRLNHSLRVGFERTGSFHLFVVSGMHVALLAGLVLWTLRRLRVSEWVATFITLPTMAAYAFLTGFGAPVQRALFMTAVFLIARLIARERSVLNALGAAALAELVWNPASLYEASFQMTFLAIFAIAGIAVPMGERSFLPWAKASRKLNQLWLDPVLPPRITQFRVMLRLWDEELAEVFGSWISRLPIFLIRSALWISELALIGFVAELVMALPMALYFHRATIFALPANMLTIPVIGLLAPLAIVTFLFSLISPILAMPPSAATAALLHCIQQIIANVSHFHAADLRVPGPAWWVALLAFLIWIFCMWAIRRASILARIAVLALPLGTLLVLWPERANTTANKLEITAIDVGQGDSLLVVSPDGHTALVDAGGPVGGLNEAAATVSNFDIGDQVVSPYLWSRQIRQLDVLVLSHAHSDHMGGMAAVIRNFHPRELWVSASPDSDAYRALIHAAADLGVQVRYLYAGDDVLWGGTQVKVLAPEPGYKNAFQPSNNDSLVLRIEYGLSSVLLEGDAEALSEENMLSRGLEPVTLLKVGHHGSKSSTTQAFFTALKPKDAVISVGKNNTFGHPRGEVIQRIADNGTKLFRTDEFGLTTFLLDRDGSIQATPVLP; encoded by the coding sequence ATGGCGCGAAACTTGGTCCCGGCTCTTCTTTTCGTAGTCGCGATCCTGCTGCTTACTACGATTACTTTTTTCGCGTGGCGCTGGTCATCACGATTCGCAATATTCCCCGTCGCAGCATTATGGGTAACCGCAGGTGCCTTAAGCTGGCAGTTTCAGCCGGCTCCCCCGGCTCAACGCGAATTAGTACAGTATGCAGATGGCCTGAGCCGGATGGTTCGCGGGCATGTTGTTCGCGTACGAAAGCTTCCCCTCCAAAACAAACCGTTCGACCAGGACAACGATCCTGCCTGGTGGATCGAGCGCGAGCCTGAAGCTCTGGCCGGTCTTTCGGTCGATATCGCCGTCGATGCAATGGAAGAGGTCACACCTGATGTCTCTCGCATGGTACCTGTCGCCGGGGGAGTGCGAACGACGGTGCTCTCTCAGGATGGCCATCTACCTGACCTTACGTGTGGCGATGTCATCGAGGCCCCACTCCGGCTCAGAACACCCCTTCGTTACCGCGACCCCGGCGCATGGCAATATGCCGACTATCTTCTTGCGCAAGGCATCAGCGTCCATACAACTGCCCGCGTTGCAAAAATTCGTGTTCTATCCAACACATCCATCAGCGCGAAGTGTCGCTTGTTTGCCGCGCAAAGCTGGGCTTCGGAAAAGATGCTCACGTTCGTGGAATCGAAAGTCAACCGGCGAATGCCTAGTCTATTCAGACTGACCGAAGATGACGCGGGCATGCTCAATGCGATGCTTTTTGGTGATCGAACACGCTTGAATCATTCGCTTCGTGTCGGCTTCGAGCGAACAGGCTCCTTCCATCTCTTCGTCGTATCGGGAATGCACGTCGCTCTCCTCGCCGGACTTGTTCTTTGGACTCTCAGGAGGCTGCGCGTCTCCGAATGGGTGGCGACTTTTATCACATTACCCACGATGGCTGCCTATGCTTTTCTGACCGGCTTTGGAGCTCCTGTACAAAGAGCTTTATTTATGACTGCAGTCTTCCTGATCGCACGTCTGATCGCGCGTGAACGCAGTGTCTTGAATGCGCTGGGTGCAGCTGCCCTGGCCGAGCTTGTATGGAATCCTGCAAGCCTCTACGAGGCCAGCTTTCAGATGACGTTTCTTGCGATCTTCGCGATCGCGGGCATTGCAGTCCCTATGGGCGAGCGCAGCTTTCTTCCCTGGGCTAAAGCCTCACGTAAGCTCAATCAGCTTTGGCTCGACCCTGTGCTTCCTCCAAGAATTACACAGTTCCGCGTGATGTTGCGGCTTTGGGACGAAGAACTGGCCGAGGTCTTTGGCAGCTGGATATCCCGATTGCCTATCTTCCTGATACGCAGTGCACTGTGGATCTCCGAGCTGGCGCTGATAGGATTCGTCGCAGAGCTTGTCATGGCCTTGCCTATGGCTCTCTACTTTCATCGCGCTACGATCTTCGCCTTACCCGCGAACATGTTGACCATCCCTGTTATTGGACTACTCGCGCCACTCGCGATCGTTACATTCCTCTTCTCCCTCATCTCTCCTATCTTGGCGATGCCCCCTTCAGCAGCAACTGCTGCTCTGCTGCACTGCATTCAACAAATCATCGCAAACGTAAGCCATTTCCATGCGGCCGATCTAAGAGTCCCAGGACCAGCATGGTGGGTAGCCCTGCTTGCATTTCTCATCTGGATATTTTGCATGTGGGCGATACGACGTGCATCCATTCTGGCGCGGATTGCCGTTTTGGCGTTACCGCTAGGCACACTGCTTGTACTGTGGCCTGAACGTGCTAACACCACAGCAAACAAGCTTGAGATCACGGCGATTGATGTTGGTCAGGGCGATTCCCTTCTTGTTGTGAGCCCGGATGGCCACACAGCCTTGGTTGATGCCGGAGGCCCAGTCGGAGGCCTGAATGAAGCGGCCGCAACAGTCAGCAACTTTGACATTGGCGATCAGGTCGTCTCTCCGTATCTTTGGTCTCGTCAAATTCGACAGCTGGATGTACTCGTGCTTAGCCATGCACATAGCGATCACATGGGCGGTATGGCAGCTGTAATACGCAACTTTCATCCACGCGAACTGTGGGTTTCAGCCTCACCCGACTCGGATGCCTACCGCGCTCTGATACATGCGGCGGCCGACCTCGGAGTCCAAGTACGATACCTGTACGCCGGTGACGATGTTTTATGGGGAGGCACGCAGGTCAAAGTTCTTGCTCCTGAACCCGGGTACAAGAATGCCTTCCAGCCTTCCAACAACGATTCCCTTGTTCTGCGCATCGAGTACGGGCTTTCTTCTGTTCTGCTGGAGGGAGATGCCGAAGCACTCAGCGAAGAGAATATGTTGTCTCGAGGACTCGAGCCGGTAACGCTATTGAAGGTTGGGCATCATGGCAGCAAATCGTCTACAACTCAGGCATTTTTCACTGCGCTAAAGCCGAAGGATGCGGTCATCTCTGTCGGAAAAAACAACACATTTGGCCACCCTCGTGGCGAAGTGATTCAACGCATAGCAGATAACGGTACAAAGCTCTTTCGAACCGACGAATTTGGATTGACGACATTCCTGCTGGATCGTGACGGAAGCATTCAAGCTACACCGGTATTACCCTAA
- a CDS encoding pyridoxamine 5'-phosphate oxidase family protein produces MGRSFARLAFTPFVQKQQIAHGSRSLYQRTEQMGRIDDVFTEMERHFIASRDSFYISTVSETGWPYIQHRGGEPGFLRVIDERTIGFADYRGNKQYITQGNINHDNRVALFLMDYPTQSRLKILGRTSVHEGPEAQKMIAELSEKRVQSIVERVVVIHVEAFDWNCQQHITPRYTEDQIARVTAPLRQRVIDLEVENQRLRDEVNAYMTKHSTKI; encoded by the coding sequence ATGGGTCGAAGTTTTGCACGTCTCGCCTTTACGCCTTTCGTTCAAAAACAGCAGATCGCACATGGTAGCCGCTCGCTGTATCAGCGCACTGAACAGATGGGGCGCATTGACGACGTCTTCACGGAGATGGAACGTCACTTTATTGCCTCACGCGATTCCTTCTATATCTCAACTGTGAGTGAGACCGGCTGGCCTTACATTCAGCATCGCGGCGGTGAGCCTGGATTTTTGCGGGTGATCGATGAAAGAACAATTGGCTTCGCGGACTATCGCGGCAACAAGCAATACATCACTCAGGGCAATATAAACCATGATAATCGTGTAGCACTTTTCCTGATGGATTACCCGACGCAAAGCCGGCTTAAGATACTAGGCCGCACTTCTGTGCATGAAGGTCCAGAAGCGCAGAAGATGATAGCTGAGCTTAGCGAGAAACGTGTGCAAAGCATAGTCGAGCGTGTGGTTGTCATTCATGTTGAGGCGTTCGACTGGAACTGTCAGCAACACATCACGCCACGTTATACCGAAGATCAGATCGCACGGGTGACGGCACCCCTTCGGCAACGCGTGATCGATTTAGAGGTTGAGAATCAACGCTTGCGCGATGAAGTAAATGCATACATGACGAAGCACTCTACGAAAATCTGA
- a CDS encoding NHL repeat-containing protein, with protein sequence MKFTSRVFAPLVCAAASGLVFLSGCGSGGTVSTPPIPPTTTSVLISGKVLAGSQPIVGASVQVYSAGASGNGSGATPLLLLPVTTDASGAFAITSGLSCSSAAPMVYLIARGGKVGSAAANSSIALATAVGNCNQLSTTATTSFTVNEVTTVSFAWALSQFLNPGGSIGATSTNAVGLANAFATAANLADPVQGKSPGSSFPATGRSPASKINALANLLNTCVSSANANSCSALFSATAPANAAAPSDTLDAALRLARSPGQNVAALYTQSISSTAYSPVIPKAPSDWTISISYGGAGMNMPTGIGVDSKGNVWVASLNGAASKFTPTGSPVFSSGITGNGLQTSFGLAVDAQDNVWIPNEASPSTVNGGKGSVTVLSSSGQAVSGATGYISGGLSYPIAVAIDPSGSAWVLNYFNSTVTLLSSSGAPLSGKGGYSAPSLAFVVSVVADANHNAWIGNQNNEYVTQLSGDGSKSSGVACCSGPQGLAIDQRGYIWAANFYGDSVSQISPSGSIMSPQSGYSGGGIFHPQGIAVDGAGAIWVMNLRNAPGSVNPTLAQMAGSNASAPGSILSSATGWLADANLVQPYALAIDASGNLWITNFTNDATYANSNSIVEVVGMAVPVKTPVIGPPQVP encoded by the coding sequence ATGAAGTTTACCTCCCGTGTCTTTGCTCCCCTGGTTTGTGCTGCTGCAAGTGGCCTAGTGTTTCTCTCCGGATGTGGATCGGGAGGAACTGTTTCTACTCCGCCAATACCTCCTACGACGACGTCTGTGTTAATTTCGGGCAAGGTGCTGGCCGGGTCGCAGCCTATTGTTGGAGCGAGTGTTCAGGTGTATTCGGCCGGGGCGTCGGGGAATGGCTCTGGTGCGACCCCTCTCTTATTGCTTCCTGTCACCACAGACGCGAGCGGCGCTTTTGCCATCACATCGGGGCTTAGCTGCTCCTCTGCTGCTCCGATGGTGTATCTGATTGCTCGGGGCGGAAAGGTTGGAAGCGCTGCTGCAAATTCTTCGATTGCTTTAGCTACGGCGGTCGGCAATTGCAACCAGCTTTCGACGACTGCGACGACTTCATTTACCGTCAACGAAGTTACGACGGTTTCTTTTGCATGGGCACTGTCACAGTTTCTCAACCCAGGCGGCAGCATCGGCGCGACGTCGACCAATGCAGTGGGTCTGGCAAATGCTTTTGCTACGGCGGCCAATCTTGCCGATCCAGTTCAGGGAAAGTCTCCGGGGTCAAGTTTTCCTGCTACAGGAAGGTCTCCTGCGTCGAAGATCAATGCATTGGCCAATCTGCTCAACACGTGCGTTTCATCGGCTAATGCGAATAGCTGTAGTGCCTTATTTAGCGCCACGGCTCCGGCAAACGCCGCTGCTCCGTCGGACACGCTCGACGCAGCTCTGCGTCTAGCGCGTAGCCCAGGACAGAACGTTGCTGCCCTCTATACGCAATCGATCTCAAGTACCGCATACTCGCCGGTGATTCCGAAAGCTCCTTCGGACTGGACGATCTCGATCAGCTACGGCGGCGCCGGCATGAATATGCCGACTGGAATTGGTGTCGATAGCAAGGGCAATGTGTGGGTCGCGAGCCTCAATGGGGCGGCTTCCAAATTTACGCCGACAGGCTCGCCCGTATTTTCTTCGGGCATTACGGGGAACGGGCTGCAGACCTCTTTTGGGCTTGCAGTCGATGCTCAGGACAATGTTTGGATCCCCAACGAAGCGAGTCCTTCGACAGTCAACGGTGGCAAGGGATCTGTAACGGTGCTGAGTTCGAGTGGGCAGGCTGTCTCAGGCGCCACGGGGTATATCTCAGGCGGTCTTAGTTATCCGATTGCTGTCGCGATCGATCCAAGTGGCTCGGCCTGGGTATTGAATTATTTCAACTCGACGGTCACTCTCCTTTCGAGCTCAGGCGCTCCACTTTCAGGTAAAGGTGGGTACTCTGCTCCATCGCTGGCCTTTGTTGTGTCGGTGGTTGCTGATGCAAACCACAATGCGTGGATTGGAAATCAAAACAACGAGTATGTAACGCAGTTGTCCGGCGACGGCTCGAAATCTTCAGGGGTGGCGTGCTGTAGTGGGCCGCAGGGACTCGCTATCGACCAGCGTGGTTATATTTGGGCCGCAAATTTTTATGGAGATAGCGTCAGCCAAATTTCGCCTTCGGGGTCGATCATGTCTCCCCAGAGCGGATATAGCGGTGGCGGTATCTTTCATCCGCAGGGGATTGCTGTCGATGGTGCCGGAGCAATCTGGGTGATGAACTTGCGCAATGCACCAGGCAGTGTGAATCCCACATTGGCGCAGATGGCTGGCTCCAATGCCTCCGCGCCAGGCAGTATTTTGTCATCTGCCACGGGATGGCTGGCGGATGCTAATCTCGTGCAGCCCTATGCTCTTGCTATCGATGCAAGCGGCAATCTATGGATAACAAATTTCACCAACGACGCAACGTATGCCAATAGCAACTCTATCGTTGAGGTGGTGGGAATGGCGGTGCCGGTGAAGACTCCTGTCATTGGACCACCTCAGGTTCCCTAA
- the xrtJ gene encoding exosortase J: MSTIPATDLRPHLSSWARRLSPPQAAGLAATLAVVGLCSIRSTVAFLWYIWTTDALKSIGMLIPLVSLVLIMRVWRSMDWEMDGSWWGLAILAVTIAAVHLRDQAILIFVLSPRWNIYIPPYSLVVFGYTSGVVLLFGGTKLYRAALFPIVLTWFVNPIPHVFNIFVDLPLQRVSAHVARAFAMALGQPLTPDQMRLMFTPNFGMFIAPGCNGIRGAVTMGFVAVVTGYIYRFRWQAHALVVAGAVLLGYVFNFARLCLLVLYYIVALHVPRLQNRAKLADYIIGACLFLIATQLLFYAIRRLRGQAMQEKREAVVLGERKQDVFLSLDLRLAVMAVIAFLGCFGTVRAIAHEVGSDPSQTRTSPTSAGVFPEHVGNYSLVRTWNENLVSGPLLFHWGEYAPDGGGTHISLGVSPVLGSHDTLICHSARGEDPLWRDQLNVTMAHKNLIGFSASLYNNGAVQYLEMTTICSGSHCGEYSSDRKHFGFVYSKPDPQALFSQDPQRPIPILLKAETLDTRLLPEVAEKQLSEDMRSFLGQADMDVFVKPYRSR, from the coding sequence ATGTCTACCATCCCGGCGACCGACCTTCGCCCACATCTATCGTCATGGGCTCGGCGGCTTTCGCCACCCCAGGCCGCAGGGCTCGCGGCAACTCTTGCCGTTGTCGGGCTTTGCAGTATCCGGTCGACGGTAGCGTTTCTGTGGTACATCTGGACCACGGACGCACTGAAGTCCATTGGAATGCTGATTCCGTTGGTCAGTCTTGTTCTGATTATGCGGGTATGGCGATCGATGGACTGGGAGATGGATGGCAGCTGGTGGGGATTGGCGATTCTGGCGGTCACGATCGCAGCGGTCCATCTTCGTGACCAAGCCATTCTCATTTTCGTTCTTTCGCCGCGATGGAATATCTATATTCCTCCATACTCACTGGTTGTGTTTGGATACACGTCGGGAGTCGTGCTTCTCTTCGGAGGCACAAAACTCTATCGTGCGGCACTGTTTCCTATTGTTTTAACGTGGTTCGTTAATCCGATTCCACATGTCTTCAACATCTTTGTCGATTTGCCGCTGCAGCGCGTCTCAGCGCATGTTGCCCGGGCATTCGCGATGGCATTGGGACAGCCGTTAACGCCCGATCAGATGCGATTGATGTTTACGCCGAATTTTGGAATGTTCATCGCTCCGGGTTGCAATGGCATTCGCGGTGCTGTAACCATGGGATTTGTTGCAGTTGTTACGGGCTATATCTATCGCTTCCGTTGGCAGGCGCATGCTCTGGTGGTGGCCGGTGCTGTGTTGCTGGGATACGTCTTCAACTTTGCCCGCTTGTGCCTACTGGTTCTCTATTACATCGTTGCCCTGCATGTGCCGCGGCTGCAGAATAGAGCCAAGCTGGCCGACTACATTATCGGTGCATGCCTGTTTTTGATAGCGACGCAATTGTTGTTCTATGCAATTCGCCGCCTTCGCGGACAAGCCATGCAAGAGAAGCGCGAAGCTGTAGTTCTGGGTGAACGAAAACAAGATGTTTTTCTTTCACTCGATCTTCGTCTTGCTGTGATGGCTGTCATCGCTTTTTTGGGATGCTTCGGTACAGTACGTGCCATCGCGCATGAGGTCGGCAGCGATCCATCGCAAACTCGCACCAGCCCAACCTCTGCAGGGGTGTTTCCGGAGCATGTCGGCAACTACTCCCTTGTGCGTACGTGGAACGAAAATCTGGTGAGTGGCCCACTGCTCTTTCATTGGGGAGAATACGCTCCCGATGGAGGAGGAACCCATATCTCGCTTGGTGTTTCCCCCGTGCTTGGATCGCACGATACGCTGATCTGTCATTCAGCGCGTGGGGAAGATCCTCTGTGGCGTGACCAGCTGAATGTAACTATGGCGCATAAGAACTTGATAGGGTTCAGCGCATCGCTTTATAACAACGGAGCCGTGCAGTATCTCGAAATGACCACGATATGCAGCGGTTCCCACTGTGGTGAATATTCAAGCGATCGCAAGCATTTTGGTTTTGTCTACAGCAAGCCGGATCCGCAGGCACTGTTTTCGCAAGATCCACAGCGTCCTATCCCTATACTTCTGAAGGCAGAGACTCTGGATACACGGTTATTACCTGAGGTTGCTGAGAAGCAGCTCAGCGAGGATATGCGCTCTTTCCTGGGACAGGCCGATATGGATGTTTTCGTGAAGCCTTACAGGAGCAGATAA
- a CDS encoding PExPT-CTERM protein has product MKKLFLILGFTIFLSAALPLHAQGGEITTGDCTDSPENPTVILALVGSAGAFLASARSRMKARRDSSNETNG; this is encoded by the coding sequence ATTATTCCTGATTCTCGGTTTCACTATCTTCCTTTCGGCAGCCCTCCCGCTCCACGCCCAGGGTGGAGAGATCACGACCGGGGACTGCACAGACTCCCCCGAAAACCCAACCGTCATCCTTGCCTTAGTTGGTTCGGCTGGCGCATTTCTCGCATCGGCGCGTTCTCGTATGAAAGCTCGCCGTGATTCTTCCAACGAAACGAACGGGTAA